From the genome of Fusobacterium varium, one region includes:
- the porC_1 gene encoding Pyruvate synthase subunit porC: MKKKIIFAGFGGQGVLTLGQIIALTQMNRGLNVTWIPSYGAEMRGGTANCSVIYSDEPIGSPIIKHNIDILIAMNEVSLHKFENEVVPGGMIMIESSIVKNKTTSRKDVNVCYIPATELATELGNMKVLNTVMLGAFAKITNDFTKEEAFETLKEKLHGKEKLFILNEKAINIGFEKVKQ; encoded by the coding sequence ATGAAAAAGAAAATAATTTTTGCTGGATTTGGTGGTCAAGGAGTTTTAACCTTAGGTCAAATAATAGCTCTTACACAAATGAATCGTGGATTAAATGTAACTTGGATTCCTTCTTATGGAGCTGAAATGCGTGGTGGAACTGCTAACTGTTCAGTCATTTATTCTGATGAACCAATTGGTTCTCCTATAATTAAACACAATATAGATATTCTTATTGCAATGAATGAAGTATCTCTACATAAATTTGAAAACGAAGTAGTTCCTGGTGGAATGATAATGATTGAATCTTCTATTGTAAAAAATAAAACTACTTCTAGAAAAGATGTAAATGTCTGTTATATTCCTGCCACTGAATTAGCTACTGAATTAGGAAATATGAAAGTTTTAAACACAGTAATGCTTGGGGCTTTTGCCAAAATTACAAATGACTTTACCAAGGAAGAAGCATTTGAAACTTTAAAAGAAAAACTTCATGGAAAAGAAAAATTATTTATTTTAAATGAAAAAGCTATAAATATAGGCTTTGAAAAAGTTAAACAATAA
- the ydfH_1 gene encoding Uncharacterized HTH-type transcriptional regulator ydfH, which yields MEIFKFDRYENENNRDFIYRSLKESIIRATIKPGEAISEPKLQQIFNVSRSPIREAISVLDHEGLVEVQPKKKTRVVLIDYQQIIESRFLRCIAEKEVLVNMCNTKDTKPLADKLDKILDEAESKYKNNENFRTVIFDYDNMFHSAIFEYNGFSFVWKILRLNNIQYNRFLNLYLEEQLYGDFFIKDHREVAQNIRNKEVDKLVSYTQKNYERIEGYLKKLVLIHPDYFTNTQN from the coding sequence ATGGAAATTTTTAAATTTGATAGATATGAGAATGAAAATAATCGTGATTTTATATACCGTTCACTCAAAGAAAGTATTATTAGAGCTACTATAAAACCTGGTGAAGCAATCAGCGAACCAAAATTACAACAAATATTTAATGTGAGTAGAAGCCCCATTAGAGAAGCTATTTCTGTATTAGATCATGAAGGATTAGTTGAGGTCCAACCTAAAAAAAAGACCCGAGTTGTTCTCATTGATTATCAGCAAATAATAGAAAGCAGATTTCTAAGATGTATTGCTGAAAAAGAAGTTTTAGTCAATATGTGTAATACAAAAGATACTAAACCTTTAGCAGATAAACTTGATAAAATACTTGATGAGGCAGAATCTAAATATAAAAATAATGAAAATTTTCGTACTGTAATCTTTGATTATGACAATATGTTTCACTCTGCTATTTTTGAATATAATGGTTTTAGTTTTGTTTGGAAAATCCTTCGTTTAAATAATATTCAGTATAATCGTTTTTTAAATCTTTATCTTGAAGAACAACTTTATGGAGATTTTTTTATAAAAGACCATAGAGAAGTAGCACAAAATATAAGAAATAAAGAAGTTGATAAATTAGTATCATACACACAGAAAAATTATGAAAGAATTGAAGGATACTTAAAAAAGTTAGTTCTTATTCATCCAGATTATTTTACCAATACTCAAAATTAA
- a CDS encoding Uncharacterized membrane-anchored protein: MIVFGYSVIKEEKNLKKATFYIKTVPVDPRSLIQGDYMVLNYDIAESARMEIGNIRKGYIRIKINDLKIAEFIRIDEEYLPPSNNEISIQFQKNGSNIDIGVNSYLFQEGTGNKFQKAQYAEVIELKNGKLRLKNLLDKNFIKIK; the protein is encoded by the coding sequence ATGATAGTTTTTGGGTATTCAGTAATAAAAGAGGAAAAAAATTTAAAGAAAGCAACTTTCTATATAAAAACAGTTCCTGTTGATCCTCGTTCTTTGATACAGGGGGATTATATGGTTCTTAATTATGATATTGCAGAATCAGCAAGAATGGAAATAGGAAATATACGAAAGGGATATATAAGAATAAAAATAAATGATTTAAAAATAGCAGAGTTTATAAGAATAGATGAGGAGTATCTACCACCATCAAATAATGAAATTTCTATTCAATTTCAAAAAAATGGTTCAAATATAGATATAGGAGTAAATTCTTATTTATTTCAAGAAGGAACTGGAAATAAGTTTCAAAAAGCTCAATATGCTGAAGTAATAGAATTAAAAAATGGTAAACTTAGACTGAAAAATTTATTAGATAAGAATTTTATTAAAATAAAATAA
- the porB_1 gene encoding Pyruvate synthase subunit porB, producing MGEIIFKRTNGLTEKETHYCPGCTHGIAHRLVAEVLEEMHELDSSVCVSSVGCSVLSYEYFNIDAVEAAHGRAPAVATGIKRSISDKNTLVFTYQGDGDLASIGLGETMSAAVRGENITIIFMNNAIYGMTGGQMAPTTLEGQKTTTSPYGRDPKTAGLPIKMCEVLAQIPSATYIERVTLTTPANIIKAKKAISNAFKCQKEGKGFSLIEIVGTCNVGWGLSPKDAIEWCKNEMLPYFPLGIYKDVRGER from the coding sequence ATGGGAGAAATTATTTTCAAAAGAACTAATGGTCTTACAGAGAAAGAAACTCATTATTGTCCTGGTTGTACCCATGGAATTGCTCATCGTCTTGTTGCTGAAGTTTTAGAAGAAATGCATGAGTTGGATTCCTCTGTATGTGTTTCCTCAGTAGGTTGCTCTGTATTAAGTTATGAGTATTTTAATATAGATGCTGTAGAAGCTGCTCATGGAAGAGCTCCAGCTGTTGCTACTGGAATAAAAAGATCAATCTCAGATAAAAATACCCTTGTTTTTACCTATCAAGGAGATGGAGATCTTGCTAGTATTGGATTAGGAGAAACAATGAGTGCTGCTGTAAGGGGAGAAAATATTACTATAATTTTTATGAATAATGCTATCTATGGAATGACTGGTGGACAAATGGCTCCAACTACTTTAGAAGGTCAAAAAACTACAACTTCTCCTTATGGAAGAGATCCTAAAACAGCTGGATTACCAATTAAAATGTGTGAAGTTTTAGCACAAATTCCTTCAGCTACTTATATAGAAAGAGTAACTCTCACTACTCCTGCAAATATTATTAAAGCAAAAAAAGCAATCTCAAATGCTTTTAAATGTCAAAAAGAAGGAAAAGGATTTTCCTTAATAGAAATTGTAGGAACATGTAATGTCGGGTGGGGATTATCCCCTAAAGATGCCATTGAATGGTGTAAAAATGAAATGCTCCCTTATTTCCCTCTAGGAATTTACAAAGATGTGCGAGGTGAGAGATAA